The sequence tttttctcacttttctaagTATTCTCTCTCTAGCTGTTATTCTTCTTTCTGCATCTTAAATACAGTTTCTCTTGAAAATTGTAGATGGCGGCTACTTTAAAATTCCATTCTTGTCTTTTCGTGGCACATTTCTGTCTATTCTTCTGCCTCCTCGGCTTTTTGTTCTGTCTGAACTTGAATAATGCTCAAAGATCCCCAGCATTCTGTGTTTACACAGAATTCTTTACCCCTTCTTTACTCCCTACTCCCACCCCCTCTTTGAGAGACTTCATGTAATACCCACCTCTGTTTGACTGGCTGCTGCCTCTCTTGAGCTCTGGAGCCACATTTTCAAACTAACTTTGTGCCCCTCCACTTGAATACTCTCACAAACTCTTTAGATTCAACATCAGAAGCTGAAATGTGACTTCCTCAGCCCAGAGCTGCTTTTTCTCATAACTTCTTTGGAGACCTAAGCACCAAGCTTAATATAGGATCATTCAAATGTCCTACCTGTCCCTCGCTTTAAATACGATTAGTCCTCCGGTTTCTAGCTCCAAAATCGGCCTTCTCTGACACGCGCCCTTGCTCTCAGCTCTTCTCGTTCTGTTGCAGTAGCTCACTGATTGATCCCTGTAGGCCCTAGCTTTGTTCCTTGCATTTCTTCCACCAGAATGACCTTTCTTAATGTAAAACTTCTGTCAGACTCGCATGAACATCCTATAATGAtttttcattatctgtaaaacaaGCCTTTGTAAAGAGCTGGCCTCCAGCTCTTTAGATTCTGGTACCTCACCTATCTTCCTAGCTTCATCTTCTCTCCTCCACACCGCCAACACAGTGAGCTCACCTTCAGCCCATGTGAGTCTCACACTGTTAGCCCCCGGCCCCTCTGCCTGGAGTGCCTCTTCTCCCTACGCCTCCTTTCTAAATTCACGTCTGCTTTATCTGTCCTAACACATGGCTAAGATGTCACCTCCTTCAGGAGATTTTTCCTAACCTTACCAGGCAGTGAAACAGTTTCCCTCTGTACATCTTTCTGGCATGTGTCCACTTCTGACATGATTTGTTTCTcgtcttaatatttttctttttaccaaagGGAGTACAAAATTTCTTGAAGAAAGTCAAAAAAGGTATTACAAGATCTATAGAAACAAGTTCTCCCCTCAAAATTTTGTCTTCACCTTTTTAGTCTAATTCAGCCATTTTTATCTGTTGACCTCTTATActaatgcatgctgctgctgctgttgaatagctcagtcatatctgactctttgcgacaccatagactgtacccctaggctcctctgtccatgggattctccaggcaaaaatcctggagtgagttgctgtgtcctcctccaggggatcttccccacccagggattggactctcttatgtctcctgcattgccaggcgggttcttttaccactagcgccacctgggaagccctattgtaTTACTACATAACTTATTAAATCTTACAAACTACATCACACTCAGACATGTCCCTTTTCCCTATTCTCCCAGTGGAGTTAAATCATAATTTGGAGTGAAGATAATACTTGTTATTTACATTCTTATTACTAGGCCAGTGTTATTCACAGCTAAAGCACATAGtagtatatgattttttttttttattggatacagtttttggttttcttctttcccaagtgTTAATAATTACCTTTTTTCCTTATTCACTTAATTTTGTATATACctagcactgattttttttttcccctccaaactCTTTGctggaaatacatatttttctcttgGTACCCTCAGATACAtgaggtttaatttttttaagtttttctcttgGGATCCTTCTAGAACCTTCTTTCATTCCATTCTGGGTTGATTGCCCTTTAGCCTCTAGCAGAGTAATTATCCTGAGCTTTCCCTTTTCCAATACCCTGGGGATTCTGTTAGTCTCTGTCCTATATTAGATcccacttttttctttatttatgccCTTTTAGTGGCTTTCTGGAAAAGGCTGTATAggaagtaaattttaaatttcagccTAAGCAATTTACCCAACCTGTTTCACTAACGATACCCACCTCACAGCATGGTAAGAAGAGTAAATGAGATATAAAGCACATAGCTCACTATCTCGCCCTTAACACTGGTATTCAGTAGGAGTCATGATTCCTGATCCTCAACTGTAGTATCCTTGAGAAACATTGTACGGGTCTCTTTTTATTTTGACAACTTCACACCCTCACTTTACTTCCTATTGAAGTGCCTGACACATACATGGTGGAAATGTTCAGTTagtaggtgggtggatgggtagatggattcTATAATTAACTGGGGACATGTGGGCACAGGCTTCCAAAAATCAGGAATGAATGTTCCTAATTTCCCAGCATCCTTCTTCCTCTTGCTGTGTGTTCTCATCTTTGCTGTTGGTTATTGTAGGACCAAAGGAAGAAACGGTGAATGATTTCTGGAGGATGATCTGGGAACAAAACACAGCCACTATTGTCATGGTGACCAAtctgaaggagagaaaggaggtgaGTGGAGAAATTAGATAGAATGGCCTCTGATACAGGCATGATGAACAGAGGGACTGCTTTTTTGGTGTTCTGTGTTTGAGCCTAGGGTGTCCACCTTTTTTGGCTTCTGTGCCAGTCATTCATCCAGACAGAATCCAGGCCAGGGTGCCCACTACATTTTTCTGTGGCCTGGAAGCCTTCGATGATCTGAGGGATATTCCTAGGGCACGGCCTGTGTTTGGTAACCAAATAACTCACCTTAAATCCAAAACATCTTAGAAGAAAGACTTGGACCATTAGCCAAGGAAAAGCCTCAGTGAGGCTTTTCTCCCCTGGCTTCTCTTGTCCCTCACTCCCCTGggtttcttgcttttgttttctttctgtccctcctccctAGTCAGCAGAGGGAGCTGTTTGGGCCCAAGGAAATGTGAACCCCCGACCTCATCCTTCAGGCAAAGCTTCTGACTGGCCCTTTTCTTTCTGTGACTGCTAAGTCCATGCCTAGTCAGCTCCATCACTGGACCACAGCCAGCACCAATCCTGAGTCCTGGATCAGGCCCCAGAGAGGAATCCCAATTCATGACTGTCTCTCTCCAGGATGGCACCAGAGTCAACTTAATACCCACGCTGGGCTGTTGGGTGTGTTGATCAGCTTAGGAGGGTTAGCTTTAGAGCTGGACTTTAAGTTTGTTTCCTGCGTCCCTACCTGTGGCTCTTGGGAGCTGTTCAAGGCCTAATCCCTAGAGAAGGCCTTGGGCCTCTCATGGCAAGTTTACAGTCTGTATCAATCCATCCTAGTGACTTCCTCATAGCAGCTTGTTTTTTCCAGGGGATCAGTGGACTTGCCCTTAGAGCATGACCTGGAATATTGTGGAAGTCCAgattttatacataaaatggCTTCTGATTTGCCCTGAATTGAGACACTAGAGTtgggaaagaatgaggaaatATATGGCTGGGGCTATGTGTAAGTTAAGAGATTGTGCTAAATGGGATGGAAACTgaagaacttaaaaaaagaacaggGAGTTTCTTGCCAGCATAGTGATTAGGATTccgggctttcactgctgtggtctatgttcagtccctggtcggggagctgatatcctgcaagctgcatggcacagccaaagaaaaaaagggaaacagtTAAAGTCTGCAGCTGACAGAGGTGAGAGAAGAGGCCAGAAGGCTTTCTGAAGATTTCAGTCTGGGCTTTTGTGGTCCTTTCCTTTAGGGCCCTTTGCATCTGCTAGGGGTGGGAGGCCTGAAGTCAGGGGGATGCATGTCTGTTCCTTTCCAGTGTAAGTGTGCCCAGTACTGGCCAGACCAAGGCTGCTGGACTTACGGGAATATCCGTGTGTCAGTAGAGGATGTGACCGTGCTGGTGGACTACACAGTGCGGAAGTTCTGCATTCAACAGGTACTGTCTGCTGCCTCTTTTCTTGGTTCTCATTTAGGATCTGCTGACCATTAAGAGGGCAGAACAGGCTGGGTCATCCCCCTCTTACTCAGGGTGGTCAGGAGTCACTGAGCATGCAGTATGTTTGGACTCTGAAATCAGAGATCAAGGCTCTCAGGATTtatcccccccccccctcccgtTTTGGTCAAAGCCAAGGGAGGAACATTTTCATGACTGGGAGAAAAAGTATTACTCAGGTGGAGTTTGGTCATCTTAGGTATCAACTGGGTGTGTCAGGAGGTAGTGTAATCTTCTGGGTACTTGACTCATCTCCTTTCTTACCCCAAAGACTCCTGACATCAAGGATGTGGGCCTTGCTCCTGACCCTTCAGAGTGACCCTGGAGGCTTGAGCAAAGATTGCCTTCAGCTGAGGGCAGTGTGCTGCTGTGAAAAGAGAGCTTACCAGGAATTAGGAGACCTGCACTTTAGTTCTGACCTTGCCTTTTACTAATCCTGGGACCATAACCAGGTCATTTAACTTTTTTGAGTTTCACATTCCATGTATGTAGAAACAAATAATAGTAACAGCCTTGACTACCCCATGGGGTTCCTGGgaaggttctctgtccatggttaaaacttttctttctaatttttttaaaaatttatatatttttgattggaggataattgttttctTGAGAAGTTTATTACTCTTCACCTCCCCATTGTCAGTGACAGCTACAGCTGGCCCTAGCCCCTTCAGTCTCACCCTCCTTCCCCTGGTGCTGCCCTACCCCAGGGTATCAGGGCCAACATGCAAGATCTCTTCAATTCACAGGTGGGCGACGTGACCAACAGAAAGCCACAGCGCCTCATCACTCAGTTCCACTTTACCAGCTGGCCAGATTTTGGGGTGCCTTTCACACCGATTGGCATGCTCAAGTTCCTTAAGAAGGTGAAGGCCTGTAACCCTCAGTATGCAGGGGCCATCGTGGTACACTGCAGGTCAGTGTGGCCTGACCCTTGGCTCCCCACTCATACCACATTCTGTTCTCACACTGAGAGCAGGGCAGGCATAGGAGCCCTGGCCAAGGAGGCTGGCACAGAGCAGATGAATTACCTAGGCCCCAGagcagcagccagagagactctTCAAGTTTTGGTGCTAGGTGGAAAGCACttgaagaaagagggaagggCAGTCCTCCAAGATTGGGGGTGAGGGGACCACTGCTGTGAAGCCAGAAAGCTAAGTTGAGTGCTGCCTTGTGTACGTGGACTCTGCAGACCATTCTAAGTGTCCCTGGTCCTGATAACTCGAGGTAAGGAGTTCACAATACAGTGGGGTTGTTGGTTCCATGAGAGTCCCAGCTCTGCTCCATACAGAATTAGAATGTAAAGGCTTGAAGAAAGAGCTCTACCCTGTGCTTCCCCCTCCGTTTGTGTTCCCCCAAGGCATGCTAGCCATCCCAGTAATACTCCTCTCTGGCCACAGTGCGGGTGTAGGACGTACAGGTACCTTTGTCGTCATTGATGCCATGCTGGATATGATGCATACAGAACGGAAAGTGGATGTTTATGGCTTTGTGAGCCGGATCCGGGCACAGCGCTGCCAGATGGTGCAAACAGACGTGAGTGGTTTGTGTGTGAAACAAAGGTGGGGGGCATATTAGGACCAAAACATCTACCCACCTCGTAGATTACTGAGTCTCCCAGGTTATTGTAAATGATCATCATACAGTGTGACAAAGGGCCTTATAAATTATGTAGTAAAAGAATATGGAGCACAGAGAAGGGTGTGCCCTTGGGGAGTCAGGAAGGTGGGCAGATGTCATTTGCACTAGGCCCTAAGGATATGGAGCAGGTCTTGAGGGAAGAGCCATTGCCCCAGAGTGGTGACACAGCTCAGCCAGGTCCAGGAGCAGCAGTGTGACCAACTCTGTGGTTAGGGAATGGGGTGCAGAGGGCACAGCACTGGGAAGAGGGCTGGCATGGGCTTTCTGTGTCACTGGGGTTTGACAGCCCCTCAGTCTATCCATCTATGCTCTGgatatggatgaatgaatggattggATCTGTCCTTCTCTCCAGGAGAGTATCAGAGTAGGACTCTCCCTCCCAAGTTTAAGCACCCCTAGAAGGACTCAGGCATTTTGAGTCCTGCCTCCTTGAATTTGGACAAGAGCAAATCATTTTATATGTGCTCGGATCAAAGAAGTGGACTGAAGTGAAACAGGAGTGTGGGAGAGAGTGCTCCGGCACCACCAGTGTGTAACTGGGAACTCTGCATCATCCATATTTCAGATGCAATACGTCTTCATATACCAAGCCCTTCTGGAGCATTATCTATATGGGGATACAGAACTGGAAGTCACCTCTCTAGAAACACATCTGCAGAAAATTTATAACAAAGTCCCAGGGACCAGCAACAATGGACTAGAGGAGGAGTTTAAGGTGAGTTGGAGCTGAACTGTCTCTTTCAGAAAGAAGGATCTGTGTGACTTGCGGCATACAGAATGTTTGACTGCTTTTGAGTTTACCAACAAATGGTAAATCCTCTTTCAAGGCATGTGGATAGTTAGGGAGGTGTGTCTGTGGCCCGTTACtcataccctgctgctgctgctgctgctaagtcgcatcagtcgtgtccgactctgcgaccccatagatggcagcccaccaggtttccccatccctgggattctccaggcaagaacacgggagtgggttgccattttcttctccaatgcatgaaagtgaaaagtgaaagtgaagtcgctcggtcgtgtctgactctagcgaccccatgaactgcagcctaccaggctcctccatccatgggattttctaggcaaaagtactggactcATACCCTAGTCATTCTCAATCCTGCATGTTAGAAATCACTTGGGTTGCATTTAGGGAGTGGGTGAATaaacaaaaacaggcagtggctttttttttaagtccctcAGCTGCCCCTCCCAGGTGATCACAATGTACAGCAGGAATAAACTTCTTctgtagaataaatatttttggctttgcaggccatatggTCTATTCACAACTACTTAACATTGCAATGTTTTaacacaaaagcagccatagatacCATGTAAACAAATGAACATGGCAGTGTTTCCATAAAACCTCATTTACAATCAGTAGACTAGCTTGGCTCATAGACCATAGGTTGCTGACCCTGCCATATTCAGATAGACAGTGGTTCTAAACACACTTATGGGGTGTGTCACACTCTCAGCAATAAAAGCGCTCCCAGAAGCAagagatttctgggttgggacaGGGAGGACCACTTTCCATAAGCACTCCTGAAACTAAGAGGTTACCTCAGGGCTCTGATTCAGCAACTCTGAgttggggcctgagattctgcatatTTGACAAGATGAGGCTGATGCTTCTGGTTTATAGGatacactttgagtagcaaagaTCAGGAAGAAACCTTGAAATCAGGAGAAGGGAAGATATCCATCTTAATAAGGTTTTTCTAAAGAAGGTAAGACAGCCTCTGGGAATAGaacagcagggagggagggaggaagggcacACTAGATTCCTTGCTCCAGGATCATAAAGTGCCAGTCCAAGGAAATAACACAGTGGTCCACAGGGCCCAGGAAAGCAGTGTTTCCCAGACGTTCTTGTCTTGTTTACTGATCTTAAAGTTGAAAAAACAATGGTCTGATAAGAGCATGTGGAAATGGAGGTCAGGGCTCTGATGAGAAGAAGAGTGTGCAACCAGTGTGGCCTGGATGCAGGTCCAGTGACAGACATAATCTTGTCAAGTTCAGTTACTGAAACCAGTAATgtttcccttccccttcccaaTTCAGAAATTAACATCGATCAAAATCCAGAATGACAAGATGCGGACCGGAAACCTTCCAGCCAACATGAAGAAGAATAGGGTTTTACAGATCATTCCATGTAAGAGCCCTCTCCCGACCCCAAAGCCCTAATGCCCATCCCCCTTTCCCTTAACCCTTCAGCCTTCTTCTGTACTAGTTAATGATCAGCTTCGAGACAAGAATTATGACATTGTCTCTTATTACTCCCAGTTCTTCAGTGGCTTTTGCAAAGAGCGGGAAGGCCAAAGTTTTCTGCCTCCTGGGCTAGGAATAGGCATGTTGTTACCCAGCTGGAATTACATCTGCCCAGAGCCTGAGAAGAGGCGGGGATAGATgaaaagagagggaggagaggacagGTGATGCTGGGGAGCCACAAGCTGCTGTCCTTCTTGCAGATGAATTCAACAGAGTGATCATTCCAGTTAAGAGGGGTGAGGAGAACACAGACTATGTGAACGCATCCTTCATTGATGTAAGTTGTGGCAGTGTCCCCTGAGCTCCCAACACTTCATGGAGATTGATCTGGCCCTTGCAGTGCTGCCCTCCCACTGCTTAAAAGGATGGTCTTTGAGTCAGTCATCAAATGCAGAACTGATACCCTTCCTGTGCACTAAGTCTGTCAGAAACCCCAAGAGTAGAAGGTGGGGTAACAGAGGGTAAACACCAATGTAAGAGCTGGAAGGAAAAGTTCACAGCACAGACCAAAGGCTAAAAACACTAACCTCTGGGCCTTCCCATTCGTGCTCATCATAGCCCCAGCCCCACTTCCCTCACCCTCATACAAGGAAACCAGTGTGCCATCCAGAATTTGGTCCTTGGCCAAAGAGGAGCTCTGCCTGGGATTTGTTTGCCTCtaggcagccccctccccagcccagtgGCCTGTCTTCTCTACTAGCCCCTCCATGATCAAACCATCTTACTCACATCTCATCTCACATTGACCTGGCCTTCATAGGGGTACCGGCAGAAGGACTCCTATATCGCCAGCCAGGGCCCTCTGTTCCACACAATTGAGGACTTCTGGCGAATGATTTGGGAGTGGAAATCTTGCTCTATCGTGATGCTAACAGAACTGGAGGAGAGAGGCCAGGTGAGTTCAAAAGATCCTGGGCTATGGGAGACAAGCAACAAGGCAGGGAGAGGGGGGGAAGCTAAGAggttttttctttgatttaataAAATAGCCATTGCCCAGCCTCTTGGTATCTGAACAGTCAGCtcctctcaggactggtctcAGTTTCCATTCGATTCCCaaacctttcacttctcttctaaaTACAGTCTCCTCAAGCCTAGCTTTGTACCCGCTACATCCCACCCCCATGGGCAGAGCAGAGCTAGCAAGATGAGGGATACAGAGTCAGACTGCAGCTCCATTGGAGCTTGTGTGAAGTCCCTTAAGGAGCCTTCCAAGCCAGAGAAATTAACCAGAAGACTGATGGGAAGATGGGTCACCTCTTTGCTGACTGcccaaaagaaaacaatagaatttgagaaataaaaacaagaaacttattttttaattggatgacaGAGAATAATATTATGGTTTCTTCATATATATCCAATAGCTAGTTCCATAGCACATTTGCTGACCTGTTTATAGACCTGTTTATATACcacatgctttttttctttttccagaagcaAGAAACTTACAAGTTAACAGTGAATAAcaaggaaatctttttttaaaagccctGAGTCAATTAAAAATTAGACTTGTCAGTGAACTCAGAATATGAAGGGACCTTAGAGGCCCCTAGGCCAGCTCACATTCAGTGTAGGAAATCTCAAACATCATTCCTGAGTCAGAACCTTGAAGCCTCTGCTGAGTACGTACAATCTCAGGGGTCGCTCTTTCTCTGTCCActtcccaccccacctctcccAGTATTACAGAGTGGCCCAGTCTTTGTTCAGATAGTGCTTATTATGTTCACACTCTCTCTGCTGTGGATGACAGTGCAGTAAATGGTTGCTTCATGATGCCTTAGCAGTGGGCAGAATCGAGAGAACAAGCAGAAGAGGCCAGCAAGGGCCCTGGGGAGAAGGTCCTTCTAAGCCAGAGTGAAGGGTTTGAATTTTGTAAAGCAGTTTAAGAACCCTTGACAGTCTCAGATTTGTAAGTTTTTTAGAATCTCTCTGACTGCAGTTAGAAGGACACATTAGAAATGAGCAAGCCAAAAGCAGAGAGGTCGCTGCCACAGGGATGCTGCTGGACTGAACTGGGCCTGGGGAGCGGggatttaaacacattttttatgTTAATTGTTCCAAACCACATCATTCCCATTCTGTACTTGgacagtttgtttattttaaccTTGATACAGGCTTTGTATATGCTTACCTGATGTTCTGATTTGTCaagattttcttcaaatttaatcatttaaatttgAAAGATTTCTCTTCCTGGATTTGTATCATGTACCTAATCAACAGACATACATAATAGATCTTTGATCTTCCTCTATCATTAATAACAATACTGATGAGGTGAGAAATTTGGGGGAAGTGTACACCTGCGTAATAAAGGCCAGTTGGGGGATGAGCTCCTTTATTGTCAGGAATGAGGTGCAGTATCCTGACCCTCTCTGATAAGCTGTGATGGAACATGCAAATAGGGACCTACATGCGGTTCCATCCACACTTCTGCCCCCTGGATCTGCAGCAGTCAGATGCAAAGAGTAGGCAGAAAATGCTGGAGTGACAAGCACATTCTCTGTCCACTGCCCCGTAATAAAAAGTGGCCCAATGAATACCTCAGACTCTGTCTAGTCAGATTTTTCAGGCTTTTCCATCCTTGAAGcagactgccggggtccagccccagctgatccagggtattcgaagcagagatggcataggcgagggtcagggaacaactgcttaattaaatgttaattaaggatataaagagtaatagaataaggatagctcagtaggaaaattcagtggagaaaagaggctgagtagcttggtttacgcgggggaccaataaaacttcaagacaagaaatttgcaccacttacgtaggccacaggcatccttccgttctcccgaaggagaggagacactgaggcctccccggttggatcttagaagcccaggcataattagtaagcatggtgggttccgcgctccagatggagactcaaccagagtgagagagagagagacatggggagaccagtctttcgaggaactgatcccaattgtttattttccatggtctacttttatacactgagatgtatGCAAAAGTGActttatgcaaaagtcacgcagggtcagcagtcctgacttttatccaagtcaggtgcttcatacaaatatatacagaggtcttaggggtgttacatcatcttctggccgggggcctgctgacaatttacgaccctctccttgtgacagcggtcagtcaaccaggacacttatttctccaggggtgattattcttaaaacagacgccacccaaataaagttacactCCTATAGggagagggtgtagtgggttttagttaaggaaagaatttacttagcctaaggtctaacgtgattaatatcaaaggttaatacttatttcttctatatattcattaatgtgtataagggcaggggatgtggagacttagcagtaaacattggctcaacaaatgaaaaacccttcaccaatacaatttctaatcagcccattatacttatactaataattttctaacttttctaaagaacctgtttttagaaggtttaaagcatctcgtgcctctcacagttgggaggctgtgagcaatcacatgtggccggacaagcctgtcaggtaggctagagaaccttcagaggagtttgtaggttgaaacattcctatcacacccaggaattattattaactggagctctaggttaactccttctccgaaagaggtggtgggggacagccccccgtaaagtcagaggtgtaggtaagagcacaaagtagtaaagtaggcaggctctggttatgggggtagatgctcgaggatttccagggggactcctgaggcttgatcccgcctttgcgtatgtcgagcctccttcctcatgacctttgccatgggcagagtgcctcacgccggcccccaacatcAGACCTAGTAAGAGTAcagggcagagaggcaggaaaCATTTCTTACGGgtagaggtggggagagaggggacatGCACACACTGGTCTCAGGTGGTGCGGCCCATTCCCCTCTGCCTACTAGCACTGTGCCTTATGCTCTGTCTTAGGGCCAGTGAAACAGAAGCTTCTGAAATGGATCAGTACAGGTTATAGTAACATTCTTTACCAGCCTCATTGGCCTCtaagaaaattttactttatgttCCACTTCCCATTCGTCTTGTCAGGTGTAGCTCTCAAGAGATATTAACACAATAAGTCTAAATGAGACAGTGAAGAGTGTCTCCTTTAagaccactccccacc comes from Bubalus bubalis isolate 160015118507 breed Murrah chromosome 14, NDDB_SH_1, whole genome shotgun sequence and encodes:
- the PTPRA gene encoding receptor-type tyrosine-protein phosphatase alpha isoform X4 produces the protein MVALSSLLVIVFIIIVLYMLRFKKYKQAGSHSNSFRLSNGRTEDVEPQSVPLLARSPSTNRKYPPLPVDKLEEEINRRMADDNKLFREEFNALPACPIQATCEAASKEENKEKNRYVNILPYDHSRVHLTPVEGVPDSDYINASFINGYQEKNKFIAAQGPKEETVNDFWRMIWEQNTATIVMVTNLKERKECKCAQYWPDQGCWTYGNIRVSVEDVTVLVDYTVRKFCIQQVGDVTNRKPQRLITQFHFTSWPDFGVPFTPIGMLKFLKKVKACNPQYAGAIVVHCSAGVGRTGTFVVIDAMLDMMHTERKVDVYGFVSRIRAQRCQMVQTDMQYVFIYQALLEHYLYGDTELEVTSLETHLQKIYNKVPGTSNNGLEEEFKKLTSIKIQNDKMRTGNLPANMKKNRVLQIIPYEFNRVIIPVKRGEENTDYVNASFIDGYRQKDSYIASQGPLFHTIEDFWRMIWEWKSCSIVMLTELEERGQEKCAQYWPSDGLVSYGDITVELKKEEECESYTVRDLLVTNTRENKSRQIRQFHFHGWPEVGIPSDGKGMISIIAAVQKQQQQSGNHPITVHCSAGAGRTGTFCALSTVLERVKAEGILDVFQTVKSLRLQRPHMVQTLEQYEFCYKVVQEYIDAFSDYANFK
- the PTPRA gene encoding receptor-type tyrosine-protein phosphatase alpha isoform X5, with protein sequence MAALRMWNPRVYHFWPGPQAPTGSIHPCLWTSWKRRLTGEWLMTISSSERNSTFFVELDKLILKYIWRRKDSRIAKTFLKKKNKALPACPIQATCEAASKEENKEKNRYVNILPYDHSRVHLTPVEGVPDSDYINASFINGYQEKNKFIAAQGPKEETVNDFWRMIWEQNTATIVMVTNLKERKECKCAQYWPDQGCWTYGNIRVSVEDVTVLVDYTVRKFCIQQVGDVTNRKPQRLITQFHFTSWPDFGVPFTPIGMLKFLKKVKACNPQYAGAIVVHCSAGVGRTGTFVVIDAMLDMMHTERKVDVYGFVSRIRAQRCQMVQTDMQYVFIYQALLEHYLYGDTELEVTSLETHLQKIYNKVPGTSNNGLEEEFKKLTSIKIQNDKMRTGNLPANMKKNRVLQIIPYEFNRVIIPVKRGEENTDYVNASFIDGYRQKDSYIASQGPLFHTIEDFWRMIWEWKSCSIVMLTELEERGQEKCAQYWPSDGLVSYGDITVELKKEEECESYTVRDLLVTNTRENKSRQIRQFHFHGWPEVGIPSDGKGMISIIAAVQKQQQQSGNHPITVHCSAGAGRTGTFCALSTVLERVKAEGILDVFQTVKSLRLQRPHMVQTLEQYEFCYKVVQEYIDAFSDYANFK